The Coccidioides posadasii str. Silveira chromosome 3, complete sequence genome contains a region encoding:
- a CDS encoding uncharacterized protein (EggNog:ENOG410PKSA), with amino-acid sequence MSEEAAALRRLLEEEKRLREEETKLREEEKKRRLDAEQRLHATQEELQSTAQNLQEEREQRKLQEELQQKTTIFEFLDACHTHLFLGLTVRHPKDSTKGDLANPVGRLRPEKIRKWLGFGAEQEEIWQGLMDSNFVQNRHFKSLSLLAESGAELRTEKTGSELDLRQFRHETLTRPVRSVIAKLYSDERIRQRFQLLGAITFENHGNTLTEESLEAAPSGEPSRPAKFRKTGTGDATPASTPQSSRSLADEFCVYNKGDGQNVPVYIVELKAPHKLPQSTIESTLQEMDLDEVIVHRPDEPNEVACRREMAAVITQAFSYMVKSGVGYRYVCTGEAFIFLHVGLDPSTVFYYLSTPKNDVGDTNGYTDRTDQPNRLHLTAVGQVLAFTLRALQAKPYPQSWRDGAESRLKRWCLVYQDETILSSPQTVSTQDYTPERESRDDYLKRSPIVTRAKKAPLFRPSSPCNPPQASRSPANSSDEDTSGPTGSLSKAPRRSANVMVVVPARSSKTSSERNSTSQIRSRPYCTQRCLLGLSKGGPLDQDCPNVADHGTDKHPIGLSEFVSLLHKRLSYQDNRRYGAYESAGCESLHIHGSRGALFEVVLIQYGYKLVGKGFPANFTQYLQQEEAVYKRLLPIQGRHVPVCLGVLDLSQRQLFYDGIARIPHLLLLSHAGLPLHRSDIDHERLFRAAEESLQAIHKLGVRHCDAYTHNMFWNPENEKVIFIDFERAEIQDLGFLFKTTSLERRWKERDTTKQARTAGMLSYEMQRMRFDLECELTYLS; translated from the coding sequence ATGTCCGAAGAAGCTGCAGCCCTTCGTCGCCTtttagaagaagaaaagaggttACGAGAGGAAGAAACCAAGTTacgagaggaagaaaagaagcgGCGGCTAGACGCCGAACAACGTTTGCACGCAACGCAAGAGGAGTTGCAGAGCACGGCACAGAATCTTCAAGAAGAGAGGGAACAGAGGAAGTTACAAGAAGAACTACAACAGAAAACCACTATTTTCGAATTTCTTGACGCATGCCATACCCATTTGTTCCTTGGCCTTACAGTTAGACACCCTAAAGACTCGACAAAGGGTGATCTGGCGAACCCAGTTGGCAGACTTCGACCAGAGAAAATTCGGAAATGGCTGGGTTTTGGGGCAGAACAAGAGGAAATTTGGCAGGGTCTTATGGACTCGAATTTTGTTCAAAATCGGCATTTCAAATCGCTATCTTTATTAGCAGAATCCGGGGCGGAGTTGCGTACCGAGAAAACAGGATCTGAATTAGATCTTCGACAGTTCCGGCATGAGACCCTCACACGGCCCGTCCGTTCAGTAATTGCGAAGCTATATTCAGATGAGCGCATCCGGCAGCGCTTTCAATTGCTTGGGGCGATCACCTTTGAGAATCATGGAAATACCCTAACTGAAGAGTCTCTTGAAGCTGCCCCGTCCGGCGAACCCTCGCGGCCAGCGAAATTCCGAAAGACTGGCACCGGAGATGCCACGCCCGCCAGTACACCACAGTCATCTCGCTCATTGGCTGACGAATTTTGTGTATATAACAAAGGAGACGGTCAAAATGTTCCCGTATATATCGTGGAGCTGAAGGCCCCTCATAAACTTCCGCAGTCGACGATCGAATCTACCCTGCAGGAAATGGACTTGGACGAAGTGATTGTGCACAGGCCAGATGAGCCCAATGAGGTTGCATGCCGCCGTGAGATGGCCGCTGTAATCACTCAGGCATTCTCCTACATGGTCAAATCCGGAGTAGGATACAGGTATGTGTGCACCGGGGAAGCTTTCATCTTCCTACACGTGGGTTTGGATCCAAGTACCGTATTCTACTACCTCTCGACCCCAAAGAACGATGTGGGAGACACCAACGGATATACAGACCGAACTGATCAACCCAACCGGCTTCATCTAACTGCCGTCGGTCAGGTGCTTGCTTTCACGCTCAGGGCACTACAGGCGAAACCGTATCCCCAGTCTTGGCGAGATGGGGCGGAGTCTCGACTGAAGCGCTGGTGTCTCGTCTATCAGGATGAGACCATCCTGTCCTCCCCACAGACAGTGTCTACACAGGATTACACACCAGAACGGGAAAGTCGAGATGACTATCTCAAGCGCTCTCCTATCGTCACAAGGGCGAAGAAGGCTCCGTTGTTTCGTCCTTCGTCGCCATGTAACCCACCTCAGGCGTCGCGAAGTCCTGCAAACAGCAGTGATGAAGATACTTCTGGTCCGACAGGTTCCTTAAGCAAAGCGCCACGGCGCTCAGCCAACGTTATGGTTGTGGTCCCCGCTCGCTCCAGCAAGACGTCATCCGAAAGAAACTCCACCAGCCAGATTAGATCGCGGCCGTACTGCACCCAACGGTGCCTCCTCGGACTCTCCAAAGGAGGGCCATTGGACCAGGATTGCCCCAATGTTGCCGACCATGGCACTGACAAACATCCGATCGGTCTATCTGAATTTGTATCTCTCCTTCACAAAAGGCTTTCGTACCAGGATAACCGCCGTTATGGTGCATACGAGTCCGCTGGATGTGAATCTCTCCACATTCATGGCTCCCGCGGGGCGTTGTTCGAGGTCGTCCTTATTCAATATGGGTATAAGCTGGTGGGGAAAGGCTTTCCAGCCAATTTCACCCAATATTTACAGCAGGAGGAAGCTGTTTACAAGCGCCTTCTCCCCATACAGGGACGACACGTCCCCGTGTGTCTTGGTGTTCTGGATCTTTCCCAGCGACAGCTATTCTATGATGGAATTGCAAGAATACCCCATCTCCTTCTTCTCAGCCATGCTGGACTTCCCCTTCACCGGTCTGATATTGACCATGAACGTCTCTTTCGGGCGGCCGAGGAGTCGCTTCAAGCAATTCACAAGCTCGGGGTTCGTCATTGCGATGCCTATACCCATAACATGTTCTGGAACCCAGAGAATGAAAAGGTGATTTTTATTGACTTCGAGCGAGCGGAAATCCAGGATCTCGGATTCCTTTTCAAGACTACATCATTAGAACGAAGGTGGAAGGAGCGGGATACGACGAAACAAGCACGGACCGCTGGAATGCTTAGTTATGAGATGCAGAGAATGCGTTTCGATCTCGAATGCGAACTTACGTACCTTAGCTGA
- a CDS encoding uncharacterized protein (EggNog:ENOG41KOG0017~COG:C) translates to MSTRANAKRSDLRRECQDTLGIRIPPDEIRLMPASHDPYRWRIRKKSTTTPSHLDMLFTKHLSRHSTRTFKLLRDGVGKAFYAVPANDGSPDCLEPIIQPNSDEEPSPTAPLLEDQNGHSLDDEISQWRDITETAQKKNQALERELQQARETNGQLRKLVQMYFRKTKLLEGEFQSHVKGMLQVMGTPRKHKGLEPPKFA, encoded by the exons ATGTCTACCAGGGCAAATGCAAAGCGTTCTGATCTAAGGCGGGAATGCC AGGATACACTTGGAATTCGAATACCGCCGGACGAGATTAGGCTTATGCCGGCAAGCCACGATCCTTATCGTTGGAGAATCCGGAAAAAGTCAACAACCACACCATCTCATCTTGATATGCTTTTCACCAAGCATTTAAGCAGACACTCAACCCGGACATTCAAACTACTACGTGACGGTGTCGGAAAGGCCTTTTATGCTGTCCCCGCAAACGACGGTAGCCCTGATTGCCTGGAGCCAATTATACAACCGAATTCCGACGAGGAACCATCTCCTACTGCACCTTTACTTGAGGACCAGAATGGCCATAGTTTAGACGATGAAATTAGTCAATGGAGAGATATTACAGAAACCGCACAGAAGAAAAACCAAGCACTAGAGAGAGAGTTACAGCAGGCAAGAGAAACAAATGGACAGTTACGGAAACTGGTTCAGATGTATTTTAGAAAGACTAAACTTCTGGAAGGCGAGTTCCAGTCACACGTCAAGGGGATGCTTCAAGTGATGGGAACTCCCAGAAAGCACAAAGGACTTGAACCTCCGAAGTTTGCATAG